The following coding sequences lie in one Maylandia zebra isolate NMK-2024a linkage group LG14, Mzebra_GT3a, whole genome shotgun sequence genomic window:
- the sphkap gene encoding A-kinase anchor protein SPHKAP isoform X3, which yields MAGAKCLLKTPSNFQSSAMFEGSESIEVEGGSTESAVPSSISACKKVLCSNSVLDSSEYWLRNEKALCRLGLLDDDMEGGCTMVCFVNLDPQKTDCRDDKSVKKLASVSPDLPKLVELLTVHQPKENEILLLGGLEATEACQAHPHPSAQGGQRCTGVCLLQCSGKSQPGSIIFEINKFLIGLQWGKERQCQQGKAAGQRLDDDTNRSISSIEEDFLTASEHLGDDSEDDGFRNEPESGDLGESVPEAAQKHCVRLASHRGQLARHQQREDAEVKKEGHQRASIQTKESAGYYATNLAESVLQDAFIRLSQDETSFASEAAISVSLSSCPPNFKSPSKTKQPSQQRTCSFELPKIVIVQSPDSSDGAAEWPENQVPHVPDHATKTGEKQQNETQAHNPHDNGGHVSKHVEVALACAANVIGTITTPQLTEQLAMESASEEDVNEELQEPEDKEEYSFSSAMCGMAQVAGAVAAVDLMEEPGDGGDSDTDPAEIYTASRGLMSAAEASAAFTLHCSVAEGTSVEAFRANIAEVLHREAAEVLTQPQGYRSVAHLLETTHNKIVDGITFSKKSYTDEREVDELINEVADSLFKHALEKAKKKKELEGTGKEAPSFQVFLQDSVNNLLFDILCLTQKKISHISTCDQGSCDTREGDACVKEPANIKEDAKDPLSQLQCLFGHNENLSGVLHCTDKLSTVAGLKEKYALEEGDVIASSSAANIKEQQQQSLCRQTQSKPTSLPAKDFSDSQQGSGAIREPLSEIPVQVTERRGRLGTGSDSRQASLTPQSSLNSFRIDSESRTPITCYADDLASTVVSMATELAAICLENSTGKQPWFCALKGSSAEVPEGYLIPACRTVLRRKEGQNSNSASRKHRAPRLSEIKRKTEEQPELMERLVNRVVDESVNPDEPQDPFALFASEVTARILNCPELNVVDTSKTGQQRSRLQCERWSRGKASSYESIPEEDTDPSGTPNTLGLGSRLGQNLSRGSSISKQSSCESITDEFSRFMVNQMETEGRGFDLLLDYYAGKNASSILAAAVQQAASKKNGHLNVRASSCLSKQSSTESITEEFYRFMLRDMDKENKEYGIAKTKEWSNSLFPPPLRTPFCIRQSSVPDRRSSDSRLTVNSPIKANSFDGFARNVHGDTLNIFPTNSVSATGLCKSDSCLYQRGKTDQITDMLIHETWSSSIESLMRKNKIIADPEDSIDLEATGDSQPHVQQFANRLAADIVDIGKSALGGQQDVGGGTPGSHPQAHMPVGERRRGFKQSHLRCSRSRSSQEQTGSIGGSDSGSACIRGPRNVPLIHIEGDQRDEETVSNPERTGGHQEVSSDTPATKHTERAPTNSSSSDRDRTAVAAVVKRDKRSMSASSEESMGSWSHITPEDDPHEETSSFIHLSEGNGTSSTSSLGLVDLDSFSDVPSQSTVIHEETERCHLAGAKETVFESSSARTAGDRSIRELLVVNCDLEPECMDLELRVALQWIAASELGLPALYFRKSKEKRVAKFLRVVHLMSQKAWRIADLFDAVVQFCKMHEKAEEAGKSLQSSLFDWLLETL from the exons GTCTGTTTTGTAAATCTGGACCCACAGAAAACTGACTGTCGTGATGACAAAAGCGTCAAG AAATTGGCATCTGTGTCTCCAGATCTGCCAAAGCTTGTTGAGTTACTGACCGTCCACCAGCCGAAAGAAAATGAGATCCTACTGCTGGGTGGATTAGAAGCCACAGAAGCTTGCCAAGCGCACCCACACCCCTCAGCTCAG GGTGGGCAGAGATGCACAGGTGTGTGCCTGCTTCAGTGTTCAGGAAAGAGCCAGCCTGGTAGCATCATCTTTGAGATCAACAAGTTCCTGATCGGCCTGCAGTGGGGAAAAGAGCGACAGTGTCAGCAGGGCAAAGCGGCTGGACAGCGCCTCGATGATGACACCAATCGCTCTATCTCGTCCATAGAGGAAGACTTCCTGACGGCCTCAGAACACTTGGGAGATGACAGCGAGGACGACGGCTTCAGAAATG AGCCAGAGAGCGGTGACCTGGGAGAGAGCGTGCCAGAAGCTGCACAGAAACACTGTGTCAGACTTGCAAGTCATCGGGGACAGCTGGCACGTCATCAGCAAAGGGAGGATGCCGAGGTGAAAAAGGAAGGGCATCAGCGAGCAAGCATCCAGACTAAAGAGTCAGCGGGGTACTACGCCACCAATCTGGCTGAGTCGGTACTGCAGGATGCCTTCATACGGCTCTCTCAAGATGAAACCTCCTTTGCCTCAGAGGCAGCCATCAGTGTGTCCCTCTCTAGTTGCCCTCCCAACTTCAAGAGCCCTTCAAAGACTAAACAGCCTTCCCAACAGCGCACCTGCTCTTTTGAACTCCCTAAAATTGTCATTGTTCAGAGCCCAGACAGTTCTGACGGGGCTGCAGAATGGCCGGAGAACCAGGTGCCTCACGTGCCCGATCACGCTACCAAAACTGGAGAAAAGCAACAGAATGAGACGCAGGCTCACAATCCCCATGACAATGGCGGACATGTATCCAAACATGTAGAGGTGGCTTTGGCCTGTGCTGCCAATGTTATTGGCACTATTACTACCCCGCAGCTAACAGAACAGCTCGCCATGGAATCTGCTTCGGAAGAGGACGTCAATGAGGAGCTGCAGGAACCAGAAGATAAAGAAGAGTACTCCTTCTCCTCAGCTATGTGTGGCATGGCTCAGGTAGCCGGCGCTGTCGCAGCTGTGGACTTAATGGAGGAGCCCGGAGACGGCGGCGATTCGGACACGGATCCCGCTGAAATTTACACGGCGTCCCGCGGTCTGATGTCTGCTGCCGAGGCCTCCGCAGCCTTCACGCTGCACTGCAGCGTGGCAGAGGGAACCAGCGTTGAAGCATTTCGTGCCAACATTGCTGAAGTCCTGCATCGGGAAGCAGCTGAGGTGCTGACTCAGCCACAAGGCTACAGGAGTGTAGCCCATCTGCTGGAAACCACGCATAACAAGATAGTAGATGGCATTACGTTTTCCAAAAAAAGCTACACAGATGAAAGGGAGGTGGATGAATTAATAAATGAAGTGGCAGACAGTCTATTCAAGCACGCTTTAGAgaaggcaaaaaagaaaaaggaactgGAGGGTACCGGGAAGGAGGCGCCAAGCTTTCAGGTATTTCTGCAAGATAGTGTCAACAATCTGCTGTTTGATATTCTCTGCCTGACACAGAAAAAGATCAGCCACATCTCCACGTGTGACCAAGGGTCATGCGACACACGAGAGGGTGATGCTTGTGTTAAGGAACCTGCTAACATCAAGGAGGATGCCAAGGATCCATTAAGCCAATTACAGTGCTTATTTGGGCATAATGAGAATCTAAGCGGCGTGCTGCACTGCACAGATAAGTTATCCACAGTTGCAGGGCTGAAGGAGAAATATGCGCTTGAGGAAGGTGATGTCATTGCATCGTCCTCGGCAGCAAACATCaaagaacaacagcagcagtcatTGTGCAGGCAAACTCAGTCTAAACCCACTTCCTTGCCAGCCAAAGACTTTTCTGACAGCCAGCAGGGCAGTGGTGCAATCAGAGAGCCTTTAAGTGAAATCCCAGTTCAGGtcacagagaggagaggacgaCTGGGGACAggcagtgacagcagacaggCCTCTCTGACACCTCAGTCCTCCCTGAACTCTTTCAGAATAGACTCAGAGTCCAGGACACCAATTACTTGCTATGCTGATGATTTGGCTTCCACGGTGGTGTCTATGGCCACAGAACTTGCAGCAATCTGTCTAGAAAACTCCACTGGGAAACAGCCCTGGTTCTGTGCCCTTAAAGGGTCCTCTGCTGAAGTCCCTGAGGGTTATTTGATCCCTGCTTGCCGCACAGTACTGAGGAGAAAAGAGGGTCAGAACAGCAATTCAGCTTCCAGAAAACATCGGGCGCCCCGCCTAAGTGaaattaaaaggaaaactgaGGAGCAGCCAGAGCTAATGGAGCGGCTGGTCAACCGGGTGGTAGACGAGTCTGTAAACCCTGACGAACCGCAGGACCCATTTGCCCTCTTTGCCTCTGAGGTCACGGCTAGGATCCTGAACTGCCCTGAACTCAATGTGGTGGATACCTCCAAAACAGgccagcagcgcagcagactgCAGTGTGAGAGGTGGAGCCGTGGGAAGGCATCCAGTTATGAGAGCATTCCAGAAGAAGACACAGACCCATCCGGCACACCCAACACTCTGGGCCTGGGCAGCCGGTTAGGTCAGAACTTGAGTCGCGGCAGCTCGATTTCTAAGCAGTCCAGCTGCGAGAGCATCACAGATGAGTTTTCTCGGTTCATGGTTAACCAGATGGAGACAGAGGGCAGAGGCTTTGACCTTCTGTTGGACTACTATGCAGGGAAGAATGCCAGCAGCATCCTGGCTGCTGCTGTACAGCAGGCTGCATCAAAGAAAAACGGCCACCTTAATGTCAGGGCGTCATCGTGCCTGTCTAAACAGTCGAGCACCGAGAGCATCACAGAGGAGTTCTACAGGTTTATGCTTCGGGATATGGATaaggaaaacaaagaatatGGCATTGCAAAGACTAAAGAGTGGAGCAACAGCCTGTTCCCACCTCCTCTAAGAACACCCTTCTGTATACGTCAGTCTTCGGTGCCAGACCGGCGCTCCTCAGACTCGCGGCTGACTGTCAACTCGCCCATAAAAGCGAACTCTTTTGATGGATTTGCGCGGAATGTGCACGGGGACACATTAAATATCTTCCCCACCAACTCTGTGTCAGCCACAGGACTGTGCAAGTCAGACTCATGCCTCTATCAGAGGGGTAAGACTGACCAGATTACTGATATGCTAATTCATGAGACCTGGTCAAGCTCTATCGAGTCCTTGATGAGAAAGAACAAGATCATCGCTGATCCTGAAGACAGTATTGATTTGGAAGCCACAGGAGACTCGCAGCCCCATGTGCAGCAGTTTGCCAATCGCCTGGCAGCTGACATAGTGGATATTGGCAAATCTGCGCTGGGGGGACAGCAAGATGTAGGTGGAGGCACACCTGGGTCACATCCACAGGCGCACATGCCTGTTggtgaaaggaggagggggttcAAGCAATCCCATCTACGCTGTAGCCGAAGTAGGTCGAGCCAGGAGCAAACTGGCAGCATCGGGGGAAGTGACAGCGGTTCAGCCTGCATAAGGGGCCCCAGAAATGTGCCGCTGATCCACATCGAAGGAGATCAGCGAGATGAAGAAACAGTCTCAAACCCTGAAAGAACAGGGGGACATCAAGAAGTGTCATCAGACACGCCGGCTACCAAGCATACGGAGAGAGCTCCCACCAACAGCAGCAG CAGTGACAGGGACAGGACAGCCGTGGCTGCAGTAGTGAAGAGAGACAAGCGTTCTATGAGTGCTAGCAGTGAAGAGAGCATGGGGAGCTGGTCTCACATAACCCCCGAAGATGACCCCCACGAGGAGACCAGTAGTTTTATCCACCTGAGCGAGGG GAATGGGACCAGCAGCACGTCTAGCTTAGGCCTGGTAGACCTGGATTCTTTTTCTGATGTTCCCTCTCAAAGCACAGTAATCCA cGAGGAGACTGAGAGATGCCACCTGGCAGGAGCCAAAGAGACTGTATTTG AGAGCAGTTCAGCAAGAACAGCAGGCGACAGAAGCATCAGGGAGCTGTTGGTGGTAAACTGTGACCTCGAGCCAGAGTGCATGGACCTGGAGCTGAGAGTGGCTCTACAGTGGATCGCTGCCTCGGAGCTAGGCCTTCCTGCTCTCTACTTCAGGAAGTCCAAAGAGAAGAGAGTTGCAAAG ttccTGAGGGTGGTCCACCTGATGTCTCAGAAGGCGTGGAGGATTGCAGACTTGTTTGACGCTGTGGTTCAGTTCTGTAAGATGCACGAGAAAGCGGAAGAAGCGGGCAAGTCTCTCCAGTCAAGCCTGTTCGATTGGCTTCTGGAGACACTTTAG